One Vibrio sp. CDRSL-10 TSBA genomic region harbors:
- a CDS encoding phosphoadenylyl-sulfate reductase: MPETVTTPNLTELLTLTKVQQTLHLAEINAYLETLTAQERVAWALDNLQGTHAVSSSFGIQAAVMLHLVTSVKKDVPVVLTDTGYLFPETYQFIDQLTERLDLNLKIYSAELSPAWQEARFGKLWEQGVTGIEQYNKLNKVEPMRRALNELEVGTWFSGLRREQSKSRATLPILGIQNGVFKFLPVIDWTNKDVHYYLEEHNLPYHPLWEQGYLSVGDTHTTRKWEPGMSEEETRFFGLKRECGLHEDTPPEQDGSGI, from the coding sequence ATGCCTGAGACCGTAACTACTCCGAATCTGACGGAGTTGTTAACCCTGACTAAGGTGCAGCAAACGCTGCACCTGGCAGAGATTAACGCTTATCTGGAAACATTAACTGCTCAGGAGCGCGTTGCGTGGGCACTGGATAACCTGCAGGGAACCCATGCGGTTTCTTCCAGCTTTGGTATCCAGGCTGCTGTGATGCTGCACCTGGTCACATCAGTGAAGAAAGATGTCCCGGTTGTTCTGACCGATACCGGTTATCTGTTTCCTGAGACGTATCAGTTTATTGACCAGTTGACTGAGCGCCTGGACCTGAATCTGAAAATTTACTCGGCCGAGCTGTCGCCTGCCTGGCAGGAAGCGCGTTTCGGTAAATTGTGGGAACAAGGGGTGACCGGCATTGAGCAGTACAACAAACTGAACAAAGTCGAGCCTATGCGCCGAGCTCTGAATGAGTTGGAAGTGGGGACCTGGTTCTCTGGTCTGCGTCGTGAACAATCTAAGTCACGTGCAACCTTACCTATTCTTGGTATCCAAAATGGTGTGTTTAAATTTTTACCGGTCATCGACTGGACTAACAAAGACGTGCACTACTATTTAGAAGAACACAACCTGCCATACCATCCGTTATGGGAGCAGGGGTACCTTTCAGTTGGTGATACCCATACCACACGTAAGTGGGAACCGGGTATGAGTGAAGAAGAAACCCGTTTCTTTGGTTTGAAACGAGAGTGTGGTCTTCACGAAGATACACCACCTGAACAGGATGGTTCGGGTATTTAA